tgAAATAGTAATGAATTTACCAGATAGAGTAACCATGTCTCTAGCAGTGAGACCTTTGTTTGTAAAACGAGATATAAGAGTGTTAAGATCGTCTGTAAATAATGGAAGGTCTGTATTGGCCAAACTTTTGCTTGCGGTGGTAGAGTCTCTACGTCCAAGTTTCACTGTCCATGATGGACCACCAACCtgcatcatatatatatatgttatttgTTATACTATCGTAAAAAACAAGTGTATGCTTTAATtttgtatattatatatatatcaacTTAAACTTACAGCAAATGATGCATCACGTGCTGCTATAGCTACTATGTCTGCACAAGATACAACTCCTGGGCATACTTTTTCCACCTCAGATTTTGCTTTATCAATGACTTCAAATCCCCTTACTGAGTTAACATTTGGAAGTGCACTCTTTTCGCTCTCGATTGTGGAACTATCATCCAACAAAATTGATGCATCACACCCCTGCAAATTAATTCAACATATGCCAATTAACCTCTTAGCTAATttatatctaatttttttaatagtaataaaaaataaatatgaataaaataattacCTGGACAAAACAATCATGAAAATGAAGACGAATAAGAGATGCAGCCATACGACGCTCTTTAGAAACTACAGTACGAATCGCAGTTCTAATAGTGCTAAGTGCATTAGGACATGTACCGTCATAAAATGTAGATGACAATTGTGCATCACATATTGTGGCTAACACCACCAATGTGACAACAAAACTAGTGATAATTCTATTAGCCATCACAGACAAATTTGTAGTTACTTACTATATATGATTAGTTGAATAAATACGAAGAGTttactgggttgagtcgcggactaggtcgctctctttaagacgtttcgtggcactgcccaaaattgtgcaagcagactatcaaccacgccgtccccaggataaaacagcccagttacaactgtataccgatatgctactgcacggtagaaatcggtcaaagaatacaccttcatgaatggtactacaataccactcaaatTGATGCTACGACATCATTCTATGTTTCATCGGTGATacagtggtactacaataccactcagattgatgctacaacctcaatctatgaatcaacggaatacgataccacatgtggtactacaataccacatgtattgatgatactacaatatcaatcaatataatgacactgAGGCCATTCCAATATGATACTAAGACCATCCAGGGATTATGGTACTATGACCATTCTCAATTTGATGGAACTAGTGATACTCTTATCACTCATAATATAaaccaaattaataataataaggttCATTTATCTCCAAAATTTCAAATTAGTGAAGTAACTAAAAGAGAATCTATGTTACTGACATAGAAAAGGTTCATGATATCAAATTCTTAACAAAACAAATTCATCAAAACTAACAGTAGCAATTTGACAACCAAAAGCATATTAACATTGAGTGTTGTGGCACCTGATTTCTTATATTTGTTGTTATTTTCACCCAAAAAAAAGAGAGGCCACTACTTACGTGAAAATAAGTATATATTTCCTTAGTGTAGTTAGCCATCAAGTAGAATTATTCTCCCATAAACTTGTCAGTTACAAATTGAtggaaaataaatcacaataaattaaagggtaaatagtgtcatactccctgcaaaataggcgagttttgcgttacccccctgtaaaatatatttttgagattaccccctgcaatgtcaagattccttgcgttaccccactggctcaacaagtgggcatatgacatgggcGAATCTTGACGTgacatgacacgtggaaattaatttattttttatttatttttaattgccaacttagtaattattttttttttaattaaaaaaaaatgaaaaaaacttttttttttaaagaaacttttttttacggtaactttttttttaaagaaatcttttttttttaaagaaacttttttttaaagaaacttttttttaaagaaacttttttatttaaagaattttttttatttaaagaaactttttttttcgttccgttcatatgcagTGCAGCGATTGTtattcgttttcaatttcaatttggggttagggcaaagcgattgttcttgcgttactatgtgattgcagttttttttttttgttactctattattattagttattattattattattattattattattattattagttttttggttactattattattattagtttttttttcatcttcgtttttttttttggttactctattattagttattatatatatataagatttttttttttatatatataataacaacttttagtcaaaaaaaaaaaatttcttttaagtaagttcataaaaatataacaacttttaagttttttttcatttttttaattaaaaatccacattaattaatgagttggcaattaaaaataaataaaaaataaattaatttccacgtgtcatgccacatcaagattcttccatgtcatatgcccacttgttgagccaggggggtaacgcaaagaattttgacattgcaggggggtaatctcaaaaaaatattttgcagggggttaacgcaaaactcgtctattttgcagggggtataacactatttaccctaaattaaataaataaataaagtttgtaaCCGATGtgaaacttaatttatttatttcctcaaaatgcacactagtatgctacaacaCACTAGTATGCTATAGTACCCGATAtgagactcaattttattttcaattcacacaccaatgtgaactttgttccaacaatcccccacttgaatttaaaagaaaattccaaaatatcGTAGGACGcttctaaaagattgtgcataagcaaaggtgTCTATGACTTGAACCTTTACATAGCAAGTAAGAGCCCGATTTAGCAAGAGTGAcacttgtcttgaactctatctcggatttttctcaaacccgcacacaaccttttcttaaggtgtatctttatagcccgtgctttaatggccctgcacgtgtatcccagtttcatgaacactctaggaattcgcctctaaattccataggaaccggcctcagttccacattcatataggtgagtctatcaagagtactcctgaagctcggtactccactcatacagagtatagatctcattaagagttttatTATCTCAACCTTTCGCTTTCAGGAATCatgcttttcttatttttacttgcATGATCATCTTTAACTCCTCACAACTTGTTATTACCCATTGAACCTATTTCTTGGAATCTCCAGTCATTTAGGTTGGGTTTCCATCATGAGAAATTCATTTAGGCATTAGTCTCATCTTTCCAGATGTATAATGGACTTCCTCTTTAGTtattcctttcgtcaaaggatctgctaaaAATTTTTCATCAGCGTGTTCATGACCCATTCTTACAACACCTTTAGAGACTAACTATCTCACTGTGTTGTGCTTCCATTTAATCGACGTCTTTAACCATTATAATAACGGTTCAATTTATGCAATAGCTGCGGTACTATCGCAATGGATCAACACATCTGGCAAAGATTATTCCATAAAGGAATCTCAAATTGCAAGCAACCaacttgcttcttcactagtTGTGGCTAATGGTATCATTTCAGACTCCATATTGGATTAAGCcaatatatatagtttgtttCTCTGATTTCCAAGATACAGTTTctctattatatatttcaaatatatagtCACTAATTGTTTTGGAATCATATAATAATGTATTCCAATCTACATCACTGTATCCTTCAAGAACATCAGAAAATCTCTAATAATAGTATGATATGAGATTCATGgtcatttttatcatttttatctaATGAATCTCTCAATAGCATACCAATGCTAGTTCTTCGGTTTACTAACAAACCGGCATAACAGTACCACGACATATGCAATGCTACGACATATGCAACGTCGGGTCAAGTACAATCAGTGATATATCAAATGCGGCAACATATATATGCTTTCATATTCTGATTGTCTTACACTTTCACCAGTGTTCTTCCATAGTTTTTACACTAGGATCATATAGTATGCAGACAAGTTTGCTTccgtaaatatatttctttaaaactttCTCATCATAGTGAGTTTGATTTAAGGAAATTTGCATTCATGAATCAAGAAACTAGAATTCCAAGATTACATTTACTTCGAAATTCATTTGACAATCATCAAATTGTCAAACttttcatgtcatttcatatgaCTTGTTTAAGACTCTACAAAGTCTTATCCAACTTATCGACTTTAGTTTTCATGCCcatgagttaaaaaaaatatttaggttgTTCCATAAAAAGTTCTTCTTCCAATTCACTATTTAGAAAAGTAGTTATAACATCCATTTAGCCTTATGGATATTATTCTTGTAATTAGAGAAAACATGttgaaaagatatatatttgtttttctttctaaaatttatttataatcattCAATTTGTACTCATGAGGCAAGTCTACTAAATGTCAAGTCTTATTAGACAATAGATAATTCATCTCATCGTTTACGGCTACCACCATAAATCAACATAGAGAATCTATCTCATCATTTACGGTTACAACCATAAATCAGCATCCAAGAAAGACAGTTTCTTGGAGGTTCGTTGGATTCTCTTCTAATCTATAAACCATGTAATCAGGTTCATACTTTTTAGCAACTTTTTGCTATCTTACGTCTTTGAGGTTTTATTACACCTTGTTCGATGTTTTCATTACTGCTTCTGATCACTGGAATGTGATCAGGTACAATGCCTCCACTAGAGCCCCCACTATTTCCcaattttaaagagaaattcattttcatagaaatcatcTTTTGATTCTATGATCATTTTAGCATTTAGGCTACAACCTACAAGCTTTGATGATAACTGTGTATCAACAAATACACATCCATGGGCTTTACTAGTCAGTTTAACTCTCTAGGAGTCGAGAATTTGAACCTACGTCAAATTACTCCAAGTTCAAAAAATAAGACAAGTTAATTGTCTTTTCTACAAAATTTCACaagtgaattttgttcttgcacTCAGGCACTCTATTTAGCACAAAACAATCCGTTAATTGAATTCCCCCACTAATGATATGCAATGCCGGAATTAAACATGACCGTAACAACTAGCTCGGTAaaaggttctttatttttattttatttttctttaccgTTCATCTCAAAAGAGTAAGTTGTAGttatttcatgtataatttcatTCTCATTAAAAATTGTGGGAATCATATTTTGTGCCTTAACAAAATGAAGTTACTTGACTTTCTTATTGaactaattttcaatttcaattccaaAGAATTGAAACATGTCAAGAACAtcatttatcacttttattttccataagatttatgaaaaataatctcaacattcATCAACAAAAGTGATGAGTATCTTTTTCTGTTTCTAGTGTTGTTGTTCGAGACAACAAACACTTCGTTATTTTTCTGATCTTGCTTTAcaactttttctttcaaaagaagACAAGTTATCAGACTTTCAAGTGCATCTTCTTCagactttttatcatttttaaacttGTTCAATTGTTTCAAATACAATTGAAATATAATCCTTCAACACGTTAGCAACTCTTTTATTGTTCTAAAAATACGATTTATTTTGTTGCTAATGTTTGAAGTGATTCCCTTTAAACCAAAAATGGTTTGCCATAGTCAAcgacataataataatatgaactaGTAATTTCTTCGGTAGTCATAGCAGaaagaaacgtcttaaaattgttgtattcggatttaaaaaatagttaaaaaataatttttacagccaccgaagagtttactgggttgagtcgcggactaggtcgctctctttaagacgtttcgtggcactgcccaaaattgtgcaagcagactatcaaccacgccGTCCCTAGGATAAAACAACCCAGttacaactgtataccgatatgctactgcacggtagaaatcggtcaaagaatacaccttcatgaatggtactacaataccactcgaattgatgctacgaCATCATTCTATGTttcatcggtgattcagtggtactacaataccactcagattgatgctacaacctcaatctatgaatcaacggaatacgataccacatgtggtactacaataccacatgtattgatgatactacaatatcaatcaatataatgacactgAGGCCATTCCAATATGATACTAAGACTATCCAGGGATTATGGTACTATGACCATTCTCAATTTGATGGAACTAGTGATACTCTTATCACTCATAATATAaaccaaa
This portion of the Trifolium pratense cultivar HEN17-A07 linkage group LG3, ARS_RC_1.1, whole genome shotgun sequence genome encodes:
- the LOC123917743 gene encoding lignin-forming anionic peroxidase-like, with product MANRIITSFVVTLVVLATICDAQLSSTFYDGTCPNALSTIRTAIRTVVSKERRMAASLIRLHFHDCFVQGCDASILLDDSSTIESEKSALPNVNSVRGFEVIDKAKSEVEKVCPGVVSCADIVAIAARDASFAVGGPSWTVKLGRRDSTTASKSLANTDLPLFTDDLNTLISRFTNKGLTARDMVTLSGAHTIGQAQCFTFRGRIYNNASDIDAGFARTRQRGCPSLSTTANNQKLAALDLVTPNSFDNNYFKNLIQKKGLLQSDQVLFSGGSTDSIVSEYSKNPTTFKSDFAAAMIKMGDIAPLTGSAGIIRSICSAAN